The nucleotide window AGGAAGATCTGGTGGCGCCGGCCGTTCGATGGGCTAGCGGGGTCATGGCGGCCTTGGTCGCGGTGGCCGACGGCTCGGCCTATCAGCGGCGGCTGGATCCTGTGGCGGCGGCCCTAGAAGGTGGCGGCGGGTGAAGCTCGGGCTTCCTACAACGGCATGGCATGGTGTTGTCCCTATCCAAGGCGGATCTGCATCGCCGATCTCATGGTTTTGCCGCGGATTGGTTCAGATCAGAGACGGCGATGAGCGTGCAGGATCCATCTCGGCGGCTCTCGCAGTTTGGCGAGGTGGGGTGGGAGCCCTCCTCCCAGGCTCCAGTAGTGGCGCATTCAGGCAGTTGCCGGTGCGCCAGGGCTCCTACGGTGGCACTGCTGTTGCGGTTGGTCGCCGGATGTAGGCGGCTAGGTCTAGGGCTTTGAAGGTGGTCGAGACATTGCACAGGTTGTCGGGTGGATTTCTTGGGAGGGATCCGGGTGAAAACTTGGTCATCGGTCGTTGGCCGGAGCCGGTGATGACGATGCCCTTATCATCGTTTCCTTCATGAAGGCATCATCGAGGTGAAGCTCCTAACCCCACCCAATAcatccgggggaaaccctagatcagcTGATCGGATGACGACGGCATTCATGTGTCGTTACCCCCTTGGGGGCGGCATCCTTGGAGTTGCACTCGGGCTCGAGGGACCAGCGGATGGCTTCTTCGATGGAGCGGTGTTTATTTCTACATATTCATGGCGGCGGTTCTCGGCGGCATGGAGCAGTGGAGGCTTGGGGTCAGATGTGTGGCGATGGACACACGCAGGAGGTCGACAttgtctggcgtcgtggtggcgtcgatggtAGAGAGGCCTGAGAAGGTCGATACGTCAGTACATGCTTTGAGTATGGATCAAGGGAAGACGGAGGTGACGGCCCTTTGCAGCATGTGCGTGTGGTACTCACTGAGAGTGCGCCGAACCGGAGTGTTACCTAGTCCCGCCTATGTGGCTTTGGATGGGGCATCCGGCGTTAGATGTTAGGCTTttgtgcgatgtctgtttggtatttgGTTCGGACATTCGGCACACCTTCATCAAAAGGATAAGAATAGCGAGATGTGTCGTCTAGATGATGGCCTCGGGCTTACTGTTGTATTTCTTTGTAAGGTCTTTGTGAATAATAAATAATATGACCGcatgcatctcccagatgcagagggCCGGGGTGATTCCTCCTTTTTCTTAAAAAAATACTGATCAATGAACATCTCAGAAAAGGCAGTATGTACACAACCGAGCACTTATCCTAGAGGCTTAATTGTGATTATATTGATTACACATGGTCCATGTGCACGACATGTTTTCGGTAACTCTGGGTAGAACGTTTGCGTTGTCTCGGCTGGCTGGCCAGTACGCATCCTCCCATAAATTGTTTCCTTAGTTGCAAAGAAGGCGAGTAGTGGAACCATGCGTATCCTGTACGTATCCTTGTatatatttttggaatatatatacGTATACTAATTCCAGGATCCAAACAAATCAATATTTAATGAACGGTGGGACCACTAACCAAATTAAACAacactaaaaaaagaaaaagaaaactttGGACCAAATTCACCATCCCCGGCCTTCCCATTTTCGAATTTCAACCACCTACCTAGGTTTGGCCTTTTCAACCCTAAATGATGTTTCCTACCAACCCCCTTCTCTACTGTCCGATGGATCATCTAGGGCCAGGACAAGACAACGTTAGAAGCGATTTACCTTTTCCTCCCGGAAGTATCCCGGCAGTATACATATAGCGCCGACCGGGTGCCCAAACAATTCCACCACCCACAGCCAGCCTCCAGCCACCTAGCGTCTTGTCTCGTCGCCTCGTTGTCGTCCCTGGTCTCCACATCACGACTCAATGGCGCCCTCGACCCTGACCGAAGGTTTGCCAAAAAGATCCTCCCATCTCCTCGCCGATCTCTTTTTATTTCGATGGAAATGGGGTGGGAGACCGTGTTTTGAATTTCGGCCCGCGGGTGGAGAGGTCGTTAGAAGATGGTTCACTCTGCTCCGGGTTAGATCTGAGGTATGATGGGCAGTTCAGGGATAACGTTGCCGGGGATCTGGGGCGCTCGAATTTGCTGGGAACGGTGCTTTGGTCCGTCTGTTGAAGTCTTGGGATTTTTTTGGTGGTACAGATTGGGGTGGTGGCAGACAGATGGGTTCGTAGAGTGCACGTACTGCTGTAATCCTGTGGCCGATGGATTTTTCTCCCGACTTTAGTTGCCATGGTGATCCGATCTATGTAGCGGTAGCAGAGGTGGCTTTTTAAGGAAGAAATTGTTCCAAGACTAGAGTTTCCGCCTTTTTCCCGTTAGTTGGATCGGATCAGTGTAGCGAGAACTCGATTCAGGGTTGTTTTGGAGGCCATGATTTACAGATTTGTATTTTCTCCATGGCTTTTGGTTTTGTATTGATTGTCAAGGCTTAGACTGTACTCCTTACTTACTATATTTAAGTTAGCCACGTACTGTATCTTCTCAGAGGTTCTGTTCCTCGCTGGTCTAatatttttctttctctcaaaaaaATTACGAAGAAAGAGAGAACTGTGTTGTATCTGGGATACTACCACTCTTATGTTGTGGCGGACCGAGCAAGAATAAAATCGCCTCTCACTGCACGCACCCAATACACACAGTCGCCGCCAGTGTACATGCTCTGGCCGCCATCTCATCGTTGCACATTGCGCCGCTGCCGTTGTCGCCCCCACTGCCATCCCTGTCATCAGTACATCACCTGTATGGATACGAAGCCGAACGTCTCGTCGTCATCAACCGCCCCGCGCACTCCACGCCACTGCTCAGCCTTGGTCTCCTCCGTTGCCATGCTCAGATGTTGGACAGGTTGACTTTTGACATTGTAGACAAGTTGAGAACTGAGAAACACCGCTGTGACTCTCGCTGCTAGTACAATAGCAATGGACGAGTGATGCTACTTTGGCAGGGAAACCAACTCTTGGATTAGTATAATCAACCGGGCCTACACTACTACATTAATTAACCAGCTGCTGTATATTTGATACAGCCCACTGAGGGAAGAGTTCTGTGGTATCTAAATTTGTACTCATTAGTGAGATTTGGATTTTTCCACCGAGTTGCCCAACAAAAAACTACACATGTCTTGGGGGGTTTGTTTCGACTTCGTATTTGGTTGATCAAATTCAGCCTCTCATGTGGCTTTCTAGGTGAGATATACCTTCATGTTTCATCGTAATCATGTCCAGAATCTAGCACATCAACTTTTTTTGGAAGCTAAAGTCTTGACAGTGAGTTCGTTTTCGGAAAGTCCACATACAGAGTCTAGGAGTTTGTGTTTGCATATCATTTCCATAGGAATGCGTGGGTGGATCCTACTGAGGGGAATTCACCGAGGAACACGGTTATAGTGGTCTGTCTCCGAGGAGTTGAAAGAAAAGGGCGAGATTAATTTTTGCAGTTCTAGGAATGGAAGACCGGATCTCGGATGTCGAGGAAGTGAAACTATTGGAGGATGTCAAGGACAAGATGGAAGATGGAGTGGTGGAGCCACCAGATTGGCTACCAGATGGTTGGATAATGGAGGTCAGACGTGGTGACGATGGTGCCCTCTATCGGGTATGTTATATACAACCAAATAAATGCAGAGATAaatgatattatatatatttaacaCGCATTCATTCTCTAAAAAATGTTTTTAGTTTCAGTTTTGTTGTTTGGTTTATTGGAGATATCTAAGTTTTCTCATTCCTTTTGTTTATTTCCAGTATTACATATCTCCAGTGTCAGGGGCCAAATTCAGGATGAAGTCTGAGGTCTTGAACTACCTTTTCTCTGAGATTGATGAGCACTTCATAGAAGCCAGGGAGTTTGTTGCTCGTAGCATGCTTGTTGTATGTTTTTTGTTAATACAATGAAGTTATTAGATATATATGTGTATACATATAACATTCCATAACCATGATCCATGTGTTGTTATATCATGATATGCAGAGGTCACATGAATGGCTTCCAAAGGGGTGGTTGATCGAGATCAGAGCGGGCGGACGAAACATGGACAAGATGTACAAGGTAGCCTTTTCGCCTTTGCCTTGCAAGTACTCACTCTATTCATAATGAATGACTTCGTGGAACATGTCAATCTAATCTAAGTTTTATTTCATGAAAATATTTTTCATAATTACTAATTTGTCTGTATGAGTATCCAAGCCTTTAAGTGGATATTACATCATGTCATGTGCGAAGAGTATTATTATATTTATCTTCGATGGTATAGATGTGATTATTTAATTGGAATACAAAGTGCAACCAAAGTCTGTCAATGTCGCTTTGGTAGTTTCCTAGATTAAACAATTCTTATCCTTAATCAATTGTGTATCAGGAGTTGATGAAGAAGGGTCGCCAAAGGTTCACATAGCTTTCCTCATGCGACATAACATAAACTGCAGATCATTTCTTAATCACACGAGAATAAAATTATGTGTCCATCTTTTTACTTGTATTAAGTTTATCAGAGATTTTTTTCCATAAGAAAATTATTATCTGTCTAGTATAACAAATAGAGGACGATAATAACATTAGGAAGAAATCATTTGTTGTTCAAAGTCGCTAATTCATTGGCAATTAAAATTCATATGCAAAATATGATGACATGGTAGTGTGCAAAGACGGTAGTGTCGAATGGCCTCCAAAAAAGCTTCATTTATATGTATATAATTTAAAAATTGTCACCAAATGTGGATATATAATAACTTATGCTATTTACTAAAGTTTTAGGAATTCCAAATATTCTTATATGCTCATAACCAAATATTCTTAGTATGGTCAAGGATTATATATGAACATGCTTGCCAGATACATCCCCAGGTTTAGTTGATTTGCTTTGAGAACTACTTTTGTGATATATTTTTGGTCTCTTCTGTCCCTCTCTCCCTGTGTGTGTCTGTGTAAGGTAACTTCACACACATGTGTACAACTTTTATTTATCACTATTAGGATTGCTACTACCAAGCGGCAAGCCTATTAAGCTATACAAAAAACAAACAACTAACAATTAGAGTTAGCTACCTTCATTAGCCTCAGAAAAAGAATTATTAAAAATGTCAAGCAAATAATTTACTCATGTCAAGCAATAACATTACTTTGATTTTCAATTTTATTTTGCAGTTTTATGTTTACTCAGCACTTGGAGTACGAGTATTTTGTAAAGAAGATGTACTACTATATGTTAAGGAAATGAAGATCGCCAATTGTGATACAAATGGACAATGCGACACTAACTCTCGAGATAATGTGTATTTCTTGCTATCACTAAATAAATAGTAATTTATATATACAATGGTTTGACTTTCCAAAGCTAATATGTTTCCTTATTTATAGATCCTTGCAGAAGTGGAGTTCAACCCATTTGGGTTGCCACATGGTTGGGTGAAAGAACTGGTATACAGAAAAACATTGGAAGGAATAAGGAAAGACCCGGTACataaaaataaaaccaaaatcaCTCCATTGTTATTTGATTAAATCTTTTCATAGTCCTAATCATTATTAGTTATGCAGTACTACACGGACCCTGTCAATCAATATGTATTCAGGACATTAACGTCTGCAGTTCGCTACCTTGAGACGGGAAAAGTTACAAAACGTGCATTTTTTGCAAGGACAAGTGTCCATGAACTGTACAATTTTGAGAAGTCAGCGGAACTGGTAACTGAGCATTTCAACATTTTGTATTATCACGAATTGTCGTACATTATTGCTTCTTCTCAAAGTTATGTTTCATTTTAAGAACTTCACTTGTCTTAGTACAAAATGCATTTGTTAACTATTAACAATTATACTTTTTAAAATTAAATATATATTTTGGGCATGCGTAATGTTACAACAAACTACCATTTAAATTGTTCTTGAAATAATTAGACCAATTAGTCATGAATAATTAGATCAGTAAGAACAACTTAAATAGGATTTTGACATAGTTTCAATATAATTTTTTGTGTTATTCTACAAATAATTAGACCATTTTGACCATCTTAAATAGGATTGTAGGATCTCCACTTGTCTTAGAAAAGCATGTATTTGTAGGTTCTTTACAGGATTGATACTAATTAATTTATTATATGATTTCTATTATTGAAGTAGGGTCTTAGTGATAATGCTATTTAATTCTCGTGGATTCCATGCTTGGGCCTCACATTATGTAGGAATTTATGTGATCACTCCAATTTCACCTTATCATTTAATCATGCAAGATTGATGTATGATTGCGGTTGTCATATGCTACGCATGTGCTATATCCAAATGATTGCCCTTGCATTTTTTTGCAATCCTCAAATTTCGGACTTGCCTTCCCATTATATAAATGTGTACATTCCTCGAACAATTTTATAAAATCATTTGTATATGAACCTATTAGACAATAATTTATATCTTAGATTTAGGTCATGACCACACAAAATATGGATGATTTTGATTGTATAGCACCTATGTATGTACCTTATTGTTTTCATTAACTGTTTGTGATAGGTTGCAATATATATAATAGAATGGTTTGTCTTTTTCCTACTAGGTGCAGCTTAATGTTCCTCTTTTTTTAAGTAGACACTGAATCTTTGCATAAGAAATGCCTTCAGTCTACCTATATGTTAGACCATACTTCGAAACGAGAATTGTTTAGTTTCTTTCACTAGTGTGTCAATTTTTTAGGCAACTTTGTAGAGCATACGGACTTCAATACATGATAATATAATGTGGTGGCTTAAAATAGCACAATTTTTAAAGCATATGTTTCTTATGTAGTTTGTGTTATGATATTGTGTATATCATACATAATTAGTTAAGAAACATGTCCAACTATTTGAATTGTTAGCTTTGTCAAGAAATGGATTGCATTAACAGTATTAAACATTAAAAATTCTAATAAATTAATTGTGATTATGAATATTGGCATTTTTATTTAATTGTTTCTTTTTGCAGCATGAGTGTTTGCGCAAAAGGTTGACAAAAAATGTGATGACTGATACAACACATGCAACTCCGTCGAGACCTAGAAGATCAAAAAGCGTGGAAAAGATAAATCTGAATGAGAAAAAATTATGTCCTTGTAAGTTTCTCCTGCCATCATTGCTCTGATAGTTATATATACGTGCATATGTAGCGATTTTCTCCCTTTAGGTTCTACCCATCCAATCTAGTCAAGTTACCATAAATACTTTACACGTGTTACTGAGGAGAAATAGAAATAGCAGTTGCTAGCATAAAATATGTTAGAAACATATAAATGAGGAATACATATACTCATGCATACTACTACATAAACTTGCGGAAACTTAATTTTGGTTGTATACTTATATGCATTCCTCTGTTGTGTGTGAGATTGCTTTAGTTACCCGACAGTGTTTACATTTGTTTTCTCTTGTGCTGTCTTGGGTAGTCCATTAGTTAGATAAGCCAAAATTAAGGCTTTTTCAAGTTGCTTAATGACTTTATACACAATTTTCCGAGCTTTGGAAAGCGTCGAATATACCTTGATTTATATAACTAAATATATGTATGATATACATAGGTTATCTGCATGTGAGGTTTACAAATTGAACACTAATTAACAACTGAATCAAACATGGATCTTTCAGTCGATTTGACACTTTTAAACATGAATGTTCAAGTAGACTTGCAAGCAATTGTGTAACTAGTTTTTAGTAGTACAAAATTTTATAGTTTTCTTGAAAACCATATTGGATGCATATTTAAAACTTAAATGGACATATTAagatatactccctctgttcctaaatataagtcccTTTAGAGATTGGAATGTGAAGTatatacgaagcaaaatgagtgaatctacatcctaaaatatgtctatatacatctgtatgcaatccctattgaaatctctaaaaagacatatatttaaaaatggagggagtatgtaaTATTGCCCTTCCGCCCCTAATGCACATTGCTTGTACTTTTTGCCAAAAGCGTAAAAACTAATAAAAAAATCCTTAGAATTCCTTTGAAAAATTATAGACCACACAAGGCTATAATAAATGGAGCTACTTTAAAGATTGTATTTGTATTTCCCTCGTAATGACTTCTATTTTATTTTTTATAGATGAGGAAAGCAACACCTCTACGGACTTAGATTCACCAGATGAGAACCAAGAAATCAGGAAGAGAAGCTTGAAGGCTAAAGGGAAAGAAGTATACTCCTCCAAAACTATAAGGCGTCCAAGAGGGAGGCCATGCAAAGTAGCGAAGGAAACTGATGGAGACGTATCTGGGGAAAAAGAATAGATGATGAAAACGAAAAATGGCCAGGTCTAAAATGGAAAACAAACATGGGACTAGGCAGTGAAGAAATGGTAGGCACATTGAACCGGGATCTGGACTATGGAAAGCACCAATGGAAGTTACAAGTAATATTTGGCCATAATTTTGTATTGTTTTTTGTTTGATTTTTTAGTACAAAATTTAGTCGGTTTTTAGATTAAAAGGGTGATACGATCCCCTGGACTTAATTGGTTCGAATGATGGTCGAGCACTTCAGAAAGTTATCCAAATTGTTTGTGCTGATATTTTTCCTACAATGATAGTTTTTATTTACTCCAAGCATCACATCATGGAATTAAATACAAATGAATAGAGTCCACAATTGAACTCTATGTAATAATCTGCACACAACCATGAAAGATAAAGCCAAAGTGTAATGGTTGGTGATAGAAGACCCAATCAAAAGAAAGTTACAGTCTAAGGTTGTGAAAGGCCAATCCAAAGATCAAATCATCATCATTATTGGCAAGAATATCCTTTATTCATCTAGACAACTTCCATACATGGCGACATGACCTATTTTTAGTGCTCTTTCCATTGGAGTAATACTCAAATACAGAGAAAATGTGTGTTAGACTGTATTTTGTATAGAGCTTCTGTGTATATCCGTATATTCTATAAAAGTACAATATGTACCCTTATCCTATATACTTAAGAAGTTGATCCCCACTACAAGGATTTATCTCAACATGCAGCATATCCACCTCAGCAATCTTGCCATATCATCATCTCCAAACATACATGCGTGCCACATCATGCCTTCCGTTTCCAATAGTACGCAACGCACAGAAGACTAGCACTCTCGTGCGTTTTATTTTCAGCTTTAAACCACCGATGGCTGCAACgcttccttccccacttcctgcACCCGTTTCTTTGACCTCTCGCTCTTCATTAAGGCTTTTAATAAAAAGATAAATGCGTACAAAAACCCCAAAGAAATACTCATTGGTAGATAAAGAACAGGTCATTtcttttccattcatctcccttCCGCCACTATTCAGTCGCTCCGCAACACTTTCGTTTCAGCTTCTAGCTAGGTCACCCATCTCCTTATAAATTGAATAACGAGAAGGAGAAGCCACCAAGGCTGGGACGCCTGTGTACCTCGCTGCCAGTTCGCATGTCTAAGATATTTCCCCTTCCATATGTGCAAATAATCTTTCCATGTCCTTCCTTTTGTAGAAGCATATGTGAAAGATCTCTGAGATAGAGCCACTCACAAATCCATTACATAGGAGACTGAAGTAAGTTCCTACTAGATTTATCCCCGAAAACACATCACTCTAATAGTCTAATTTTTTCCTTGAGATTATTATTCACCGCCACATGGTTGCAGATTCTCACTGTTTCTTCTCCTGCAACTGCCATAGGACAAATAGCCAAGAGAGCAATCTCATCCTGGCGATCTAGCAGTGCAGGGAGCAGAGGAAGGAGCGGTTTGACTGTATTCTCTCATTCATAATGTTTAAGTGTAACAGCAAGGTGAGCAGCTCGGAGCCCATGGGGCAAGAGTTTGAGCGCACTCGATAGAGGCTGTAGATATCTTGCTACTCACATTGTTACATAAACTCTCCTCGATTGATTTTCTAATTTACATTGAAACTTCTAATCTTCTGCTATCTTACTTTTGATGTTCGCATGAAGTCCCCATCTCTGAATTTGCCTCTGAATTTACGTTTATGTTGAATAAACGTGCACCTTATATTTGCAACCTATTTTTTTTTATTTCGCCACATGCAGGACATTGTCAACCACGCCCATGCAAGCTTCTCATGATCTACCCTGCCTTCTTCCTGTTCCCAAATCAGCAATTAGCCATCACTAGGTTGATCAACTTTAATTATGGCTGAGATCATTTCATGATGATCCAGTACGTGCATGTATCTGCATGAATGAATACTCTTCTCTTTTGAAAAATTTATATTTGCTTCTTTGCCATGCATTATCACTAATGAAGCAGTACTTATTCTATAGATGTAATGACAAATTTGTTCCATATTCCTTGCACTAATGGCCGACCGTGCAACTACAATCCAGAACAACTCTCATTTGGGTACGTTTGCTTCAGTTTCATACCATGGCAAGAACTTCGATGTTTGCATTAATTGTTAGCATAAAACACTATCATGATTTCTCTATTCCAAACTTCATCAATATTTCTATTTATCAATATAAAATTTCCGCAGCAACGCGTGGGGTATCATCTAGTATATAAAAAGAGCCACACCCGTATTAGGGTGTCGTGCAGTTTTCCACAATACTATATTTTACATGATATCAATTTAGGTTTTCGATTGATGACTTCCGCCTCTGTTCCGATCGCATTTAACGCCGCAGCCGCCGTCCCGGCCGCCGCCGTCCTGCCGCCCGTCCAGGATGCCCAACCGCCACCTGGCTTTGCTCCGTCCCCACTGCATGGCTACGGCCGCAGCCATACGGCGCCATGCAATACAGTGCCCCGTTGCCCGCGGAGGCTGCAGCTGCGCACTACGCCGCGTTGCCTGCGGGCACTGCAGCTGCGCACTACACCGCGTGGCCGGCGGGAGCCACAGCTGGGCCCTACGTCGCGTCGCCCGCGGTAGCCACAGCTGGGCCCTACGTCGCGTCGCCCGCGGTAGCCACAGCTGCGCACTACGCCGCGTCACCAACTGGGCACTACGTGGTTCCATCTGCGGCTTCGTCCAGTACGTCGTCTGCGGCTCCCTGTAACACATCTGCGGCGTCATACCGTGCACCGGTGATCTACGGCGGATACCAGCCGGCTCCTCCGATCGCACCGTACTACGGTGCGGCTGCTTCGTCCTATGGTTTTTTTCCCGGCACTGTATCCCCTGCCGGCTGTGACTCCTTCGACGGAGCTGGTCCACGTCTCGCCGACGCCGGGTGGTGTTTCGCATCAGGGCTACTACACGCCGCCTCTGCCGGATCATGTCGCCGCGGCTACACAGTTGTACTTCGCACACCTCATGCTGGTGAAACTCATGACGGATAACTACATATCGTGGCGTGCGCAGATGTTGCCGCTTCTCCGCAGTCGCTATTTAGAGGGTTATGTTGACGGCACAATGCCGTGCCCTCCGCCATATCATTCGGCACATCATGCTTGGGTGGCTCACGATCAAGCCATCCTCTCTGCTATGCATGTaagaataggaatccattc belongs to Triticum urartu cultivar G1812 chromosome 7, Tu2.1, whole genome shotgun sequence and includes:
- the LOC125519340 gene encoding uncharacterized protein LOC125519340; its protein translation is MAPSTLTEGMEDRISDVEEVKLLEDVKDKMEDGVVEPPDWLPDGWIMEVRRGDDGALYRYYISPVSGAKFRMKSEVLNYLFSEIDEHFIEAREFVARSMLVRSHEWLPKGWLIEIRAGGRNMDKMYKIIS